A stretch of the Chlorobiota bacterium genome encodes the following:
- a CDS encoding exo-alpha-sialidase, which yields MNKFFVCLFISLLFVSNNYSQTKIQPISKSIKHQDRFKEFYNEKVKFSKTELQNIFHYNSEIITPEYSNNSITEKNLINKLSAVSEVNVSKSSIVESETHIGINVTDTSNLIVSAIKSTSAGLRCPIYYSKDFGNTWILNGFNTSSIIPATTTFGGGDPFFTCDADGNFFFSWISLSAKGFSNEDTLIVGMYFAKSTDKGESWQYSKDMRIAESSSLINSQNGPDYFWDKQWMTTDLSSSEFRNSVYVGFVESNPDGSYIGIRIKRKNDNSFREKTIRISDDSFVDVQFAQVEVNKIGELLCTFYGKKGSDEPPSLWFSKSIDGGVTFSNPNKITDFHLVNFSTDSKRSDTVSGVIGSRIYPCPQMSVDKGNSNFQGNIYLTFTADGISKNDKNGTNIYLTKSTDNGNNWSAPIVLNSEIKRHQFYSGTSVNNLGILSNVWYDRRSDSLNKLTNYMINFSKDGGNTFTEDFNITQKSSDFSKIGKNNNGFGVGDYNGIVMTDNFAIPVWGDGRANTGDVEIYIAKVPINDGKINSVEVNSINTNFSNFNLSPNPTSDFVNLNYNFSSNTLVKIELFNDLGEVVFSRISEGFSDGINSTNLDIKPFPSGNYNIKISPVNNPEIYVYKNFRILK from the coding sequence ATGAATAAATTTTTTGTTTGTCTTTTTATTTCCCTACTTTTTGTAAGTAATAATTACTCTCAAACTAAGATACAACCTATTTCAAAATCTATAAAACATCAAGATAGATTTAAAGAATTTTACAATGAAAAAGTAAAATTTTCTAAAACCGAATTGCAAAATATTTTTCATTATAATTCTGAAATTATTACTCCTGAATATTCTAACAATTCAATAACAGAAAAAAATTTAATAAATAAATTAAGTGCAGTCTCTGAAGTTAATGTTTCTAAATCTTCAATTGTTGAAAGTGAAACTCATATTGGAATTAATGTTACTGATACTTCTAACTTAATTGTGTCAGCAATCAAATCAACTTCAGCTGGTTTGAGATGCCCTATTTATTATTCTAAAGATTTTGGGAATACTTGGATTTTAAATGGTTTTAATACAAGTTCAATTATACCTGCTACTACAACTTTTGGAGGAGGTGATCCATTCTTTACTTGTGATGCAGATGGTAATTTTTTCTTTTCATGGATTTCTCTTTCTGCTAAAGGATTTAGTAATGAAGATACTTTGATTGTTGGTATGTATTTTGCAAAATCAACCGACAAAGGTGAGTCTTGGCAATACTCAAAAGATATGAGAATAGCTGAAAGTAGTTCATTGATTAATAGTCAAAATGGACCAGATTATTTTTGGGATAAACAATGGATGACTACTGATTTATCCAGTTCTGAATTTAGAAATTCTGTTTATGTTGGGTTTGTTGAAAGCAACCCAGATGGTAGTTACATAGGTATTAGAATTAAAAGAAAAAATGATAATTCATTTCGAGAAAAAACAATTAGAATTAGTGATGATTCATTTGTTGATGTACAATTTGCACAAGTAGAAGTAAATAAAATTGGTGAATTACTCTGTACTTTTTATGGTAAAAAAGGAAGTGATGAACCTCCAAGTTTGTGGTTCAGTAAATCGATAGATGGTGGTGTTACTTTTTCAAATCCTAATAAAATTACAGATTTTCATTTAGTTAATTTTTCTACTGATTCAAAGAGATCTGATACGGTTTCAGGTGTAATAGGATCACGAATTTATCCATGCCCACAAATGTCTGTAGATAAAGGGAATAGCAACTTCCAAGGAAATATATATTTAACTTTTACAGCTGATGGTATTTCAAAAAATGATAAAAATGGTACTAATATTTATTTAACAAAATCAACTGATAATGGTAATAATTGGTCAGCTCCAATTGTATTAAATAGTGAGATTAAAAGGCATCAATTTTATAGTGGAACTTCTGTTAATAATCTAGGGATTCTTTCAAATGTTTGGTATGATAGAAGATCTGACTCATTGAATAAGTTAACTAATTATATGATTAATTTTTCTAAGGACGGAGGAAATACATTTACAGAGGATTTTAATATTACTCAAAAATCTTCAGATTTTTCTAAAATTGGTAAAAACAATAATGGTTTTGGAGTTGGTGATTATAACGGAATTGTAATGACTGATAATTTTGCAATACCAGTATGGGGAGATGGAAGAGCCAACACAGGAGATGTTGAAATATACATTGCAAAAGTCCCAATTAATGATGGAAAAATAAACTCAGTAGAAGTAAATTCTATTAATACTAATTTTTCAAATTTCAATTTGAGTCCTAATCCAACAAGTGATTTTGTAAATTTAAATTATAATTTTTCATCTAATACTTTAGTTAAAATTGAATTATTTAATGATTTGGGTGAAGTTGTTTTTTCAAGAATTAGTGAGGGTTTTTCAGATGGAATAAACTCAACAAATTTAGATATTAAGCCTTTTCCAAGTGGTAATTATAATATTAAAATTTCACCTGTTAACAATCCTGAAATATATGTTTATAAAAATTTTAGAATATTAAAATAA
- a CDS encoding DUF2238 domain-containing protein, whose product MTFASESERVSFKNNIYLKIYLIVFLIFWIYTFIFTTNISNWFTENALTILFLTFIIFSYKKFKFSDFSYTLMFVFILLHTYGAQYTYAENPFGYWLKDNLHLARNHYDRIVHFSFGLLLAYPMRDYFKNWFDWPSWVCWLLPIEITLSFSCLYELIEWAVAQYIFPSEGMAYLGTQGDIWDAQKDMCIAFFGAVTIIIIMKFIYSKFSKIV is encoded by the coding sequence ATGACATTTGCATCAGAATCTGAAAGAGTTAGTTTTAAAAATAATATTTACCTAAAAATATACTTGATTGTATTTTTAATTTTTTGGATTTATACATTTATCTTTACAACTAACATCAGCAATTGGTTTACAGAAAATGCTTTAACAATTTTATTCTTAACCTTTATAATTTTTAGTTATAAAAAATTCAAATTTAGTGATTTCAGTTACACCCTAATGTTTGTATTTATTTTGTTACATACTTATGGAGCTCAATATACTTATGCTGAAAACCCGTTTGGTTACTGGCTTAAAGATAATTTACACTTAGCTCGAAATCATTATGATAGAATAGTCCATTTTAGTTTTGGATTGTTGTTAGCTTACCCAATGCGTGATTATTTTAAGAATTGGTTTGATTGGCCTAGTTGGGTTTGTTGGTTATTGCCAATTGAAATCACGTTATCTTTCAGTTGTTTGTATGAACTTATTGAATGGGCTGTTGCTCAATATATTTTTCCTTCAGAAGGAATGGCATATTTAGGGACTCAAGGTGATATTTGGGATGCTCAAAAGGATATGTGTATTGCATTTTTTGGGGCAGTTACAATTATTATAATAATGAAATTTATATACTCGAAATTTTCTAAGATAGTTTGA
- a CDS encoding leucyl/phenylalanyl-tRNA--protein transferase has product MNLTPEIIIKGYTLGIFPMAMEDEKIYWFEPKMRGIINLNNLIVSKSLAKLIRNEKFKVTINKDFKSIIKECSKRDDTWISNEIIDVYSKLHELNFAHSVECWLGDELCGGLYGVAIGGAFFGESMFHTITNASKVALVFLVDNLIKNGFTLLDTQYLTPHLESMGGIEITKREYLKRLNSALIIKAKFE; this is encoded by the coding sequence TTGAATTTAACACCCGAAATTATTATAAAAGGTTATACATTAGGAATATTCCCTATGGCTATGGAAGATGAAAAGATTTATTGGTTTGAACCCAAAATGAGGGGAATAATAAATCTGAACAATTTAATAGTTTCCAAAAGTCTTGCAAAGTTAATCAGAAATGAAAAATTTAAAGTAACAATTAATAAAGATTTTAAATCAATTATTAAGGAATGTTCAAAAAGGGATGATACTTGGATTTCAAATGAGATAATTGATGTTTACTCAAAACTTCATGAGTTAAATTTTGCTCATAGCGTTGAGTGTTGGCTTGGAGATGAGCTTTGTGGCGGTTTGTATGGTGTTGCAATTGGTGGAGCGTTCTTTGGAGAATCAATGTTTCATACCATTACAAATGCATCAAAAGTTGCATTAGTGTTCCTTGTAGATAATTTAATTAAGAATGGATTTACTTTATTGGATACTCAATACTTAACTCCACATTTAGAATCGATGGGTGGAATAGAAATTACTAAAAGAGAATATTTAAAAAGGCTGAACTCTGCTTTAATTATAAAAGCTAAATTTGAATAA
- a CDS encoding T9SS type A sorting domain-containing protein, whose product MRSVIDTLDEASLSNLNRTDNITLNTNDTISFYRNFRWYNRFDNAMTTSNYYSRDTITYKVELLDSIDNSRLEILDSFTVLRCVPSGTPSFLGVSNPFKKTFYIISNILNGKKGYVKLSVLMNGDGVYNQARLTSLGINLSSLLTLPSKATYRETFGVGLNKSNIEVNTDKIILIPNPSKNNFIIKFYKLDIDNNYTISIIDINGLIYQNFKSKKLDINNDLNLTIKESGVYFVSISNNTGVISRKKIVIED is encoded by the coding sequence ATGAGATCAGTTATAGATACACTTGATGAAGCATCATTATCAAATTTGAATAGAACAGATAATATTACACTAAATACAAATGATACAATAAGTTTTTATAGAAATTTCAGATGGTATAATAGGTTTGATAATGCTATGACAACTTCAAACTATTACTCTAGAGACACCATAACTTATAAAGTCGAATTGCTAGATAGTATTGATAACTCAAGGTTAGAGATACTAGATTCATTTACAGTATTAAGATGTGTTCCATCTGGTACACCCAGCTTTTTAGGTGTTAGTAACCCATTTAAAAAAACTTTCTACATTATTTCGAACATATTAAATGGTAAGAAAGGTTATGTAAAATTATCTGTTTTAATGAATGGAGATGGAGTTTATAATCAAGCAAGATTAACAAGTTTAGGGATAAATTTATCATCCCTTTTAACTTTACCTTCCAAAGCAACTTATAGAGAAACATTTGGAGTAGGTTTAAATAAATCTAATATTGAGGTTAATACTGATAAAATTATTTTAATACCTAACCCATCAAAAAATAATTTTATAATTAAATTTTATAAACTAGATATTGATAATAATTATACAATTTCTATAATTGATATAAATGGGTTGATTTATCAAAATTTCAAAAGTAAAAAATTAGATATTAATAATGATTTAAATCTAACTATCAAAGAAAGTGGTGTTTATTTTGTTTCTATTTCGAATAATACTGGGGTCATTTCAAGAAAAAAAATTGTAATTGAAGATTAA
- a CDS encoding IgGFc-binding protein, which yields MNAQDSKTFRIGATTEGKEFYVVFQKNYVDHQIDEDSKSEIVDKPLNLQLFITSTKAAQGYLEIKGIGFKKEFSLPPGKVTMFQIDTSCQLRSSEVIEDLALHIVSDEPITVYGLNRRFQTTDTYLAYPVNALGNSYRAICYGWLKETMLAQVAAIATEDNTTVTFTPSVRTQKGKAPTIPFSVKLNKGQTYQLIPVFDSKSSCDLTGTLIESDKPIAVFSGHNCAYIPNRKVKACNMLVEQLPSIQSWGKQFFVGTLASRSSSVIRVLASSDNTEVFDNNKLVATLNAGEFYENLELKEHTLISSTKPVLVAQYSKGFANGDDVGDPMMIIIAPTEQFLSTYRFATPVQGEWHHYLNVVTPSKSIGKIVIDGISIPSRVFYRFGLSAFSIAQVEVDYGTHVISSNEPFGLYCYGFGFGEASYDAYGNGGGQSLEIVVQQPDKTAPVLDITRSTPSTISAVVRDDRIYDTGLNQIILVEKDNLTIPNLKFELGTPQVPIVIQTQIPKRNAYAKFKLIDKVGNISYQSICVQYDINGDSLIVVSLSGNATCAPGSDIFYGIGIKYSAINNNVIVSENNPSNLTPIILNGNLGAPLYGFNGIIEYPFGQDLFLTGRLSLENWNGIATGFLPDSLSNILPGNSIVREKFEIKNQSLMLGLAPGAELYFANQRAFVFGNINFAFPIYVNETYQKKIISPTDLLYDNGTNTKILKEKSGSAGSNIFITPEMGIGGNLPIGKGWRIYCELGAGISLTSYTPERDWRATYLFSRFGAKIKL from the coding sequence TTGAATGCACAAGACAGTAAAACATTTAGAATTGGTGCAACAACTGAAGGAAAGGAGTTTTATGTTGTTTTCCAAAAAAATTATGTAGATCACCAAATAGATGAAGATTCTAAATCTGAAATTGTTGACAAACCTCTTAACTTACAGCTTTTTATAACTTCTACAAAAGCTGCCCAAGGATATTTAGAAATAAAAGGTATTGGGTTCAAAAAAGAATTTTCACTCCCACCTGGAAAAGTTACAATGTTTCAAATCGATACTTCATGTCAATTAAGATCGAGTGAAGTTATTGAAGATTTAGCATTACATATAGTTTCAGATGAACCAATAACAGTATATGGTTTGAACAGAAGATTTCAAACAACTGATACTTACCTTGCCTACCCTGTAAATGCTTTAGGTAATTCATATAGAGCAATTTGCTATGGATGGCTTAAAGAGACTATGCTAGCTCAAGTTGCGGCTATTGCAACAGAAGATAACACAACAGTTACATTTACACCTTCAGTTAGAACCCAAAAAGGAAAAGCACCAACTATTCCCTTTTCTGTCAAACTTAACAAAGGTCAAACTTATCAGTTAATACCTGTATTCGATAGCAAATCAAGTTGTGATTTAACTGGAACTTTAATTGAATCAGACAAGCCAATCGCAGTTTTTAGTGGACATAATTGCGCATATATTCCAAATAGAAAAGTAAAAGCTTGCAACATGTTAGTTGAGCAATTACCTTCAATTCAATCATGGGGGAAACAATTTTTTGTTGGTACTTTAGCAAGCAGATCTAGTTCAGTAATTAGGGTTTTAGCAAGTAGTGATAACACAGAAGTTTTTGATAATAATAAATTAGTTGCAACCTTAAATGCAGGTGAATTTTATGAAAATTTGGAATTAAAAGAACATACTTTAATTTCCTCTACAAAACCTGTTTTAGTTGCTCAGTATTCCAAAGGCTTTGCAAATGGTGATGATGTTGGTGACCCTATGATGATTATTATTGCACCTACTGAACAGTTTCTATCAACCTATAGATTTGCTACGCCTGTACAAGGAGAATGGCACCATTATTTAAATGTAGTTACTCCTTCAAAGTCGATTGGTAAAATTGTAATTGATGGAATTTCTATTCCATCAAGAGTTTTTTATAGATTTGGTTTAAGTGCTTTTTCAATAGCTCAAGTTGAAGTTGATTATGGTACTCATGTTATTTCATCTAATGAACCTTTTGGTTTGTATTGTTATGGCTTTGGTTTTGGTGAAGCTTCTTATGATGCTTATGGTAATGGAGGTGGTCAGTCGTTAGAAATTGTTGTTCAACAACCTGATAAAACTGCTCCAGTGCTTGATATAACTCGCTCAACACCTTCAACAATTAGTGCTGTTGTTCGAGATGATAGAATTTATGATACAGGTTTGAATCAAATTATTTTAGTCGAAAAAGATAACCTGACAATTCCAAATCTCAAGTTTGAATTAGGTACCCCTCAAGTTCCTATAGTTATTCAAACTCAAATTCCAAAAAGGAATGCTTATGCAAAGTTTAAATTAATTGATAAAGTAGGAAATATTTCTTATCAAAGTATTTGTGTACAATATGATATCAATGGTGACTCATTAATTGTTGTCTCACTAAGTGGGAATGCGACTTGTGCTCCTGGTTCAGACATTTTTTATGGAATTGGAATCAAATATTCTGCTATTAACAATAATGTTATTGTATCTGAAAACAATCCTTCAAACCTTACACCAATTATTTTAAATGGTAATTTAGGTGCACCGCTTTATGGTTTTAATGGGATTATTGAATATCCATTTGGTCAAGATTTGTTCTTAACTGGTAGACTTTCATTAGAGAACTGGAATGGTATTGCTACTGGATTTTTACCAGATTCTTTATCAAATATTTTACCTGGAAATTCTATTGTTCGAGAGAAATTTGAAATTAAAAATCAGAGTTTAATGCTTGGTTTAGCTCCAGGAGCTGAACTATATTTTGCAAATCAAAGAGCATTCGTTTTTGGGAATATCAATTTTGCTTTTCCTATTTATGTAAACGAAACATACCAAAAGAAAATAATCTCACCTACTGATTTATTATATGATAATGGTACTAATACTAAAATTCTTAAAGAAAAATCTGGTTCTGCTGGTTCTAATATTTTTATAACTCCTGAAATGGGTATTGGTGGAAATTTGCCAATTGGAAAAGGTTGGAGAATTTATTGTGAACTTGGTGCTGGAATTTCTTTAACTTCTTATACTCCAGAAAGAGATTGGAGAGCTACTTATTTATTTTCAAGGTTTGGTGCTAAAATCAAATTATAG
- a CDS encoding T9SS type A sorting domain-containing protein, whose product MIATTNRNLFSQSRIDSLGYKQGFLNSLEPSIPNPVTSTAKIFYTLSKESKIDLKIYDMFYKEVYNIFTGNQKSGRFEFVLNIEKSFTSGMYIMMLKTDEEVITQRIVVIK is encoded by the coding sequence GTGATTGCAACAACAAATAGAAATTTATTTTCTCAAAGCAGAATTGATTCTCTTGGATACAAACAAGGTTTTTTAAATTCTTTAGAACCGAGCATTCCAAATCCAGTTACATCTACTGCAAAAATATTTTATACATTATCAAAAGAATCAAAAATTGATTTAAAAATTTATGATATGTTCTACAAAGAAGTATATAATATTTTTACTGGCAATCAAAAAAGTGGGAGGTTTGAATTTGTTTTAAACATTGAAAAATCTTTTACAAGTGGCATGTATATAATGATGTTAAAGACTGATGAAGAGGTAATTACTCAAAGAATTGTTGTTATTAAATAG
- a CDS encoding ATP-binding cassette domain-containing protein, whose amino-acid sequence MDSKKQNLIEVKNLQKYFPIKKGLFSKTVGNVKAVDDLSFNIFKGETLGLVGESGCGKTTVGRSILRLIEPSAGSIIFNGVDITNLASNKMRDLRRKMQIIFQDPYSSLNPRITIGGMLAEIIKFHKLRNTEGEINDRISELLTTVGLQPEYARRYPHEFSGGQRQRIGIARALSVEPEFIVCDEPVSALDVSIQSQVINLLDDLQDKFNLTYLFISHGLSVVQHISDRVAVMYLGKIVEIADVNDLYRNPKHPYTQALLSAAPVPDPRNKSKRIPLEGDVPSPSNVPPGCHFHPRCKDRLPECSSIVPVLADDGGGHEVKCLLFIQCRPVEISLSNIS is encoded by the coding sequence ATGGATTCAAAAAAACAAAATCTAATTGAAGTAAAAAATCTTCAAAAATATTTTCCAATTAAAAAAGGACTTTTTTCTAAAACTGTTGGGAATGTCAAAGCCGTTGATGATTTATCTTTTAATATATTTAAAGGTGAAACATTAGGTTTAGTTGGTGAATCTGGATGTGGTAAAACTACTGTAGGTAGATCAATTCTAAGGCTTATTGAGCCTTCAGCTGGAAGTATAATTTTTAATGGTGTTGACATTACAAATCTTGCATCTAATAAAATGCGTGATTTAAGAAGAAAGATGCAAATTATTTTTCAAGATCCATATTCATCATTAAACCCAAGAATTACAATCGGAGGGATGTTAGCTGAAATCATTAAATTCCATAAACTTAGAAATACTGAAGGTGAAATAAATGACAGAATTAGTGAGCTTCTAACAACTGTTGGTTTGCAACCAGAATATGCAAGGCGTTATCCTCATGAGTTTAGCGGTGGTCAAAGGCAAAGAATTGGAATTGCAAGAGCATTATCTGTTGAACCAGAATTTATTGTTTGCGATGAACCTGTCTCTGCTTTAGATGTTTCCATTCAATCGCAAGTAATAAATTTATTAGATGATTTACAAGATAAGTTTAATTTAACTTATTTATTTATATCGCATGGTTTATCTGTTGTTCAGCATATTTCTGATAGAGTAGCTGTTATGTATCTTGGTAAAATAGTTGAGATTGCTGATGTGAATGATTTGTATCGGAATCCTAAACATCCATATACTCAAGCATTATTATCTGCTGCACCAGTGCCTGACCCAAGAAATAAAAGCAAAAGAATTCCACTTGAAGGTGATGTACCATCCCCTTCTAATGTACCACCTGGTTGTCATTTCCATCCAAGATGTAAAGACCGTTTACCTGAATGTTCTTCTATTGTTCCTGTATTAGCTGACGATGGAGGTGGACATGAAGTGAAATGTTTGTTGTTTATTCAATGCAGACCTGTAGAAATCAGTCTTTCAAACATATCTTAA
- a CDS encoding 16S rRNA (uracil(1498)-N(3))-methyltransferase: protein MNDFSMTYPALYHSSDFNKNDVVVLSTEESRHAKAFRFRIDDKIILINGKGAKANSIVKDISKKGVYEIFIQDILFEKEFHKPYIVLVISPLTSKSRIDWCIEKATELGAREILPIICDRTEGRFDVNRSKRIALSAIKQCKRVYLPVINEPIKFNSFIESNNNFDKIFVCYESSNPNNNLIDNYNKIKDLNIKLAIVIGPEGGFSSKEIDLVKSNNIDIISLGKTILRAETASIAALGIISINS, encoded by the coding sequence ATGAACGATTTCTCAATGACATATCCCGCTTTATATCACTCTAGTGATTTTAATAAAAATGATGTTGTAGTTTTATCAACTGAAGAAAGCAGACATGCTAAAGCATTCAGATTTAGAATTGATGATAAAATCATTCTTATAAATGGGAAAGGTGCTAAAGCAAATTCAATTGTAAAAGATATTTCTAAAAAAGGTGTTTATGAAATATTTATTCAGGATATTTTATTTGAAAAGGAGTTCCATAAACCTTATATTGTCCTTGTAATTTCTCCTTTAACTAGTAAATCTAGAATTGATTGGTGTATTGAAAAAGCTACAGAATTAGGAGCAAGAGAAATATTACCAATAATTTGTGATAGAACTGAAGGAAGGTTTGATGTAAACAGATCTAAAAGAATTGCACTTTCAGCAATTAAGCAGTGTAAAAGAGTCTATTTGCCAGTTATTAATGAGCCAATTAAATTCAATTCTTTTATAGAATCTAATAATAATTTTGATAAAATTTTTGTTTGTTATGAAAGTTCAAATCCTAATAATAATCTAATTGATAATTATAATAAAATAAAAGATTTGAATATCAAATTAGCAATTGTAATAGGACCAGAAGGTGGCTTTTCAAGTAAGGAGATTGATTTAGTAAAATCAAACAATATAGATATTATATCATTAGGTAAAACTATTTTACGTGCTGAAACAGCATCAATTGCTGCTCTCGGAATTATTTCTATAAATTCGTAA
- a CDS encoding VWA domain-containing protein, whose protein sequence is MKKLLSVIFLLFIASQYYSYSQLIPDSVISLNTHLDNNYWIKDKKDVYLYLDLQALKIELGKKRAPMNISIVLDHSGSMSGDKMKFAIEACKFIVNNLSEEDYLSVIKYDDKVEVVCKSALVSKKNEIYNLISQISPDGGTNLSGGLLEGYVQAKSTYDRNRINRVLLITDGLANAGITDSTKLNQIVRNKNLEDGITLSTFGVGSGFNERLLTAMAESGNGNYYFIDKADRINSIFAKELNGLVSVIANNTKVSVNYPSFYLSPSTSFGFKFDLKNNQVNFDLKDVASQEQKSMLIKFSIQNQLTENIIFNTVLEYDNAISKIHFTTLTNDTLIPTLDKPKFDLAFNEDAIANIAMFETNVITENAMDDLDSRSYDKCQAKLGSARAILVESKKRSPNNKEIDKQIKIVDEYDRQVEKAKNMKDEELNVMQKAYRSTNYEIKKKK, encoded by the coding sequence ATGAAAAAACTTTTATCAGTTATATTTCTTCTTTTTATAGCTTCTCAATATTATTCTTATTCTCAATTAATTCCAGATTCTGTAATCTCACTCAACACTCATCTAGATAACAATTACTGGATTAAAGATAAAAAAGATGTTTACTTGTATTTAGATTTACAAGCATTAAAAATTGAACTTGGGAAAAAAAGAGCACCAATGAATATTTCAATTGTGTTAGATCATAGTGGCTCTATGAGTGGTGATAAAATGAAGTTTGCAATTGAAGCTTGTAAATTTATAGTCAACAATTTATCTGAAGAAGATTATTTATCTGTTATTAAATATGATGATAAAGTTGAAGTTGTTTGCAAGTCTGCACTTGTGAGTAAAAAAAATGAAATTTACAATTTAATTTCTCAAATATCTCCCGATGGAGGAACTAACTTAAGTGGAGGGTTGTTAGAAGGATATGTTCAAGCTAAAAGTACATATGATAGAAACAGAATTAATAGAGTTTTATTGATTACTGATGGATTAGCAAATGCTGGTATTACAGATTCAACTAAATTAAATCAAATTGTACGTAATAAAAATTTAGAAGATGGAATCACACTTTCTACATTTGGAGTAGGGAGCGGATTTAATGAGAGATTGTTGACTGCTATGGCTGAGAGTGGAAATGGAAATTATTATTTTATTGATAAAGCTGATAGAATCAATTCGATTTTTGCAAAAGAGTTAAATGGTTTGGTTAGTGTTATTGCAAACAATACAAAAGTATCTGTAAATTATCCAAGTTTTTACTTGTCCCCTTCCACTTCTTTCGGTTTTAAATTTGATTTGAAAAATAATCAAGTAAATTTTGATTTAAAAGATGTAGCTTCTCAAGAGCAAAAATCTATGTTAATAAAATTTTCAATACAAAATCAACTTACTGAAAATATTATTTTCAACACTGTTTTAGAATATGATAATGCAATTAGTAAAATTCATTTTACAACTTTAACAAACGATACTTTAATTCCAACTTTAGACAAACCAAAATTTGATTTAGCATTTAATGAAGACGCCATTGCCAACATTGCTATGTTTGAAACAAATGTTATCACAGAAAATGCCATGGATGATTTAGACTCAAGAAGTTATGATAAATGTCAAGCAAAACTTGGCAGTGCTCGTGCTATATTAGTTGAATCTAAGAAGAGATCTCCAAACAATAAAGAGATAGACAAACAAATTAAAATTGTTGATGAATATGATAGACAAGTTGAAAAAGCTAAAAACATGAAAGACGAAGAATTAAATGTAATGCAAAAAGCATATAGAAGTACTAATTATGAAATTAAAAAGAAAAAGTAA
- a CDS encoding methionyl-tRNA formyltransferase, with amino-acid sequence MKVIFMGTPDFAVPSLKTIIDKGHDVVLVVTSPDKTKGRGLKISSSAIKNFALENNLEVSTPNKLNDENFINLIKELQPDVICVVAFKILPESIFNIPKLGSFNLHGSLLPKYRGAAPINHAIINGESQTGVTTFFLKKNVDTGDIILSDTIQITENMTAGELHDKMKYFGANIVGDTLDLISNNKVNLVKQNDVKSSPAPKIFRENCLIKFDLICEDLHNFIRGLSPYPGAYFTYNSKPLKIIKTLKTDRKCLNGELKLIDGKLLLGSLTDALEVLELQPEGKKIMNANDFINGRFIN; translated from the coding sequence ATGAAAGTAATTTTTATGGGGACTCCAGATTTTGCTGTTCCATCTTTGAAAACTATTATTGATAAAGGTCATGATGTAGTTTTAGTAGTTACTTCCCCTGATAAAACTAAAGGTCGTGGACTAAAAATTTCATCATCAGCTATTAAGAATTTTGCTTTAGAAAATAATTTAGAAGTCTCAACTCCTAATAAATTAAATGATGAAAACTTTATTAATCTGATTAAAGAATTACAACCTGATGTAATTTGTGTTGTTGCATTTAAAATTCTACCTGAATCTATTTTTAATATCCCAAAACTAGGATCTTTCAATTTGCATGGATCATTACTTCCAAAATATAGAGGAGCTGCCCCTATAAATCATGCAATTATAAACGGTGAATCTCAAACAGGTGTAACTACCTTTTTCTTAAAGAAAAATGTTGATACTGGTGATATTATTTTAAGTGATACCATACAAATTACTGAAAATATGACTGCTGGAGAATTACATGATAAAATGAAATATTTTGGAGCAAATATTGTAGGTGATACTTTAGATTTAATTAGCAACAACAAAGTAAATTTAGTAAAACAAAACGATGTAAAATCATCTCCTGCTCCAAAAATATTTCGTGAAAATTGTTTAATCAAATTTGATTTAATATGTGAAGATTTACATAATTTCATTAGAGGACTTTCTCCATATCCTGGAGCATACTTTACATATAATTCAAAACCACTGAAAATTATAAAGACTTTAAAAACAGATAGAAAGTGTTTGAATGGAGAGTTAAAACTGATAGATGGAAAATTGCTTTTAGGGTCATTAACAGATGCTCTTGAGGTTTTAGAATTACAACCTGAGGGAAAGAAAATTATGAATGCAAATGATTTTATTAATGGAAGATTTATTAACTAA